In Kineococcus endophyticus, one genomic interval encodes:
- a CDS encoding DUF3099 domain-containing protein, which produces MHDQRSHQSHNPSRPGPAPQHGHQHEETFRITAAPTSHTDDLGVRYRKYVVSMLIRTACFLCFAFIDHWTRWLFIAGAIFLPYVAVVLANAGRESRGPAPDSFDVSPQAPRAPQDLPALEAKITHVWSPNDPGPSGPEQRPGV; this is translated from the coding sequence GTGCACGACCAGCGCAGTCACCAGTCGCACAACCCCTCCCGTCCCGGCCCCGCGCCCCAGCACGGTCACCAGCACGAGGAGACCTTCCGGATCACCGCGGCGCCGACGTCGCACACCGACGACCTCGGTGTGCGCTACCGCAAGTACGTCGTCTCGATGCTCATCCGCACGGCCTGCTTCCTGTGCTTCGCCTTCATCGACCACTGGACCCGCTGGCTCTTCATCGCCGGCGCGATCTTCCTGCCCTACGTCGCCGTGGTCCTGGCCAACGCGGGCCGGGAGTCGCGCGGCCCCGCGCCGGACTCCTTCGACGTCTCCCCGCAGGCGCCGCGGGCACCGCAGGACCTGCCCGCGCTGGAGGCGAAGATCACGCACGTGTGGTCGCCGAACGACCCCGGGCCCTCCGGGCCCGAGCAGCGCCCCGGGGTGTGA